A window of the Phragmites australis chromosome 20, lpPhrAust1.1, whole genome shotgun sequence genome harbors these coding sequences:
- the LOC133901202 gene encoding blue copper protein-like — translation MANTLALVVLLVAGYAALASATTYTVGDSQGWTTGGDYNNWARGKTFAVGDKLVFSYVNKAHTVTEVNQSGYDSCSGTNALSDDDSGSTTVTLTTPGTHYFICNVPGHCASGMKLAVTVSATPSGSTPTGGAAGDALKAPAMGALVAAATGALIKLAMS, via the exons ATGGCCAACACTCTGGCTCTCGTCGTGCTGCTCGTTGCGGGGTACGCGGCGCTGGCCTCGGCCACGACGTACACCGTCGGCGACTCGCAGGGCTGGACGACCGGCGGCGACTACAACAACTGGGCCAGAGGCAAGACGTTCGCCGTCGGAGACAAACTAG TGTTCAGCTACGTGAACAAGGCGCACACGGTGACGGAGGTGAACCAGAGCGGCTACGACAGCTGCTCCGGCACCAACGCGCTGAGCGACGACGACAGCGGCTCGACCACCGTCACGCTCACCACCCCCGGTACGCACTACTTCATCTGCAACGTCCCCGGCCACTGCGCTAGCGGCATGAAGCTCGCCGTCACCGTCTCCGCCACGCCCTCGGGAAGCACCCCGACCGGCGGGGCCGCCGGGGACGCACTGAAGGCTCCGGCGATGGGCGCTCTTGTCGCCGCGGCCACGGGGGCTCTGATCAAGCTCGCGATGTCCTGA